The following coding sequences are from one Clostridioides difficile ATCC 9689 = DSM 1296 window:
- the clpB gene encoding ATP-dependent chaperone ClpB, with product MDVEKMTLRVQKSLNEAYNEAVKNHNQQVDVIHLFSALINQEDGLIPNIIEKMNISIDSLRNTVNFEIDKLPKVYGEGADSQGVSATRKINEVLIKAESISKEFKDSYISVEHVMLAMMETESKSAVGKILKQYNINKNDFLNILSQVRGSQRVETQDPEGTYDALARYGTNLVDLAKKNKLDPVIGRDEEIRRIIRILSRRTKNNPVLIGEPGVGKTAIVEGLAERIVRGDVPEGLKDKIVFSLDMGALIAGAKYRGEFEERLKAVLKEVQSSDGKIILFIDEIHTIVGAGKTEGSMDAGNLIKPMLARGELNCIGATTFDEYRKYIEKDKALERRFQPVIAEEPTVEDTISILRGLKERFEIHHGVRIHDNAIVAAAKLSHRYIQDRFLPDKAIDLIDEAGAMIRSEIDSLPTELDVVRRKLFTLETEREALLKENDDKSKSRLDDIQKEIAELKSKNDEMTAKYEKEKSQILDIKNLKAQLDEAKGKAEKYEREYDFNKAAEVKYGEIPKLEEQIKQYEENMNDGSENSLLKEEVTEEEISSIVSKWTGIPVTKLVEGEREKLLKLEDELHKRVIGQDEAVTAVSNAVIRARAGLKDERKPIGSFIFLGPTGVGKTELAKTLARNLFDSEDNIIRIDMSEYMEKHAVSRLVGPPPGYVGYEEGGQLTEAVRRAPYSVILFDEIEKAHEDVFNMFLQILDDGRLTDNKGKTVDFKNTLIIMTSNIGSNYLLEAGGNITETTNNLVMNEMKHRFKPEFLNRVDDIIMFKPLDQENIKKIIDIFMKDLKNRLKEKDITIEVTNSAKDVMVREGYDPVYGARPLKRYIGNTLETIIAKKLIAGDVYNGCTIVIDGKDENIEVLVK from the coding sequence ATGGACGTAGAAAAAATGACTTTAAGAGTTCAAAAAAGTTTAAATGAGGCTTATAACGAAGCAGTAAAAAATCATAACCAACAAGTAGATGTAATTCATCTTTTCTCAGCACTTATTAATCAAGAGGATGGATTGATACCAAATATAATCGAAAAAATGAATATATCAATTGATTCTTTGAGAAATACTGTAAACTTTGAAATTGATAAGCTTCCAAAAGTATATGGAGAAGGTGCTGACTCACAAGGAGTATCAGCTACTAGAAAAATAAATGAGGTGCTTATAAAGGCAGAGAGTATTTCTAAAGAATTTAAAGATTCATATATAAGTGTAGAGCATGTTATGCTTGCAATGATGGAAACAGAATCAAAATCAGCTGTTGGTAAAATATTAAAACAATATAATATAAATAAGAATGACTTTTTAAATATTTTATCACAAGTGAGAGGTAGTCAAAGAGTAGAAACACAAGACCCAGAAGGCACATATGATGCACTTGCTAGATATGGAACAAATTTAGTAGATTTAGCCAAGAAAAATAAATTAGACCCTGTAATTGGGAGAGATGAAGAAATAAGAAGGATTATAAGAATTTTATCAAGAAGAACAAAAAATAATCCTGTATTGATTGGTGAGCCAGGTGTAGGTAAAACTGCAATTGTAGAAGGGTTAGCAGAGAGAATAGTAAGAGGAGATGTCCCAGAAGGTTTAAAAGATAAGATTGTATTCTCACTTGATATGGGAGCTTTAATTGCTGGTGCAAAATATAGAGGTGAATTTGAAGAAAGATTAAAGGCAGTTTTAAAAGAAGTTCAAAGTTCTGATGGAAAAATTATACTGTTTATAGATGAGATTCATACTATTGTTGGAGCTGGTAAAACAGAAGGTTCAATGGATGCAGGTAATCTTATTAAACCTATGCTTGCAAGAGGTGAATTGAACTGTATTGGTGCAACTACTTTTGATGAATATAGAAAGTATATAGAAAAAGATAAGGCTCTTGAAAGACGTTTTCAGCCTGTAATTGCAGAAGAACCTACTGTTGAAGATACAATATCTATACTTAGAGGTTTAAAAGAAAGATTTGAGATACATCATGGAGTAAGAATACATGATAATGCTATTGTAGCAGCAGCAAAACTTTCTCATAGATATATACAAGATAGATTTTTACCAGATAAAGCAATTGATTTAATTGATGAAGCTGGAGCTATGATTCGTAGTGAAATAGATTCATTGCCAACAGAATTAGATGTTGTTAGAAGAAAGTTATTTACATTAGAAACTGAAAGAGAAGCATTACTTAAAGAAAATGATGATAAAAGTAAATCAAGATTGGATGATATTCAAAAAGAAATAGCAGAGTTAAAATCTAAAAATGATGAAATGACAGCAAAATATGAAAAAGAAAAGAGTCAAATATTAGATATTAAAAACTTAAAGGCTCAATTAGACGAAGCTAAAGGTAAAGCTGAAAAGTATGAAAGAGAATATGATTTCAACAAAGCAGCAGAGGTTAAATATGGTGAAATACCTAAGTTAGAAGAACAAATAAAGCAGTACGAAGAAAATATGAATGATGGTTCTGAAAATTCTCTTTTAAAAGAAGAAGTTACTGAAGAAGAAATATCTAGCATTGTATCAAAATGGACAGGTATACCAGTAACTAAACTAGTTGAAGGAGAAAGAGAAAAATTACTTAAACTAGAAGATGAACTTCATAAAAGAGTTATTGGACAAGATGAAGCAGTTACAGCAGTTTCAAATGCAGTAATACGTGCAAGAGCAGGATTAAAAGATGAAAGAAAACCAATTGGTTCATTTATTTTCTTAGGCCCTACAGGTGTTGGTAAAACTGAACTTGCAAAAACTCTTGCTAGAAATTTATTCGATAGTGAAGATAATATAATAAGAATAGATATGTCTGAATACATGGAAAAACATGCTGTATCAAGACTAGTTGGACCTCCTCCAGGGTACGTGGGATATGAAGAGGGTGGTCAACTTACAGAAGCAGTTAGACGTGCTCCTTATTCTGTAATACTATTTGATGAGATAGAAAAAGCACATGAGGATGTATTTAACATGTTCTTACAGATATTAGATGATGGTAGACTTACTGATAATAAAGGTAAGACAGTAGACTTTAAAAATACTCTTATAATAATGACTTCTAATATAGGAAGTAATTATCTATTAGAAGCAGGAGGAAATATAACAGAGACTACTAACAATTTAGTAATGAATGAAATGAAGCATAGATTTAAACCTGAGTTTTTAAACAGAGTAGATGATATTATAATGTTTAAGCCTTTAGACCAAGAAAATATCAAGAAAATTATAGATATATTTATGAAAGATTTAAAAAATAGATTAAAAGAAAAAGATATTACTATTGAAGTTACAAATTCAGCAAAAGATGTTATGGTGAGAGAAGGATATGACCCTGTATATGGAGCAAGACCTCTTAAGAGATATATAGGAAATACATTAGAAACTATAATTGCAAAGAAACTTATTGCTGGAGATGTGTATAATGGATGTACTATAGTTATAGATGGAAAAGATGAAAATATTGAAGTTTTAGTTAAATAA
- a CDS encoding replication/maintenance protein RepL, with amino-acid sequence MDKTLKKDLNQEYTESKSLVMNKSKYMNVCFKNYIKVVEGMYTKKDLIPLKLINSMDKNNKIRKTLYELSCEFEYPKTSLSSLFTELKKMDFLQRVKNGEYMINPHIVYKGSRADKESLLAEYNQIKRPNKVSK; translated from the coding sequence TTGGATAAGACATTAAAAAAGGATTTAAATCAGGAATATACAGAGAGCAAAAGTTTAGTTATGAATAAAAGTAAGTATATGAATGTTTGTTTTAAGAATTATATTAAAGTAGTAGAAGGAATGTATACTAAGAAGGATTTAATTCCATTAAAATTAATAAACTCTATGGATAAAAATAATAAGATTAGAAAAACATTATATGAATTATCTTGTGAATTTGAATATCCAAAAACTTCTTTATCTTCATTGTTTACGGAGCTGAAAAAAATGGATTTTTTACAAAGAGTGAAAAATGGTGAGTATATGATAAATCCACATATAGTATATAAAGGTAGTAGAGCTGATAAAGAAAGTTTATTAGCAGAATATAATCAGATAAAAAGACCTAATAAGGTTAGTAAATAA
- a CDS encoding GntR family transcriptional regulator, with protein MNIVISNSSGKPIYEQITTQIKSMIISGELPEGSALPSMRLLAKELRISVITTKRAYSDLERDGFIETVTGKGSFVSSKNMDFVKEEQFRLIEEYLQKAVDTAKSSDITYDELKDILFLLYKGE; from the coding sequence TTGAATATAGTTATTAGTAATTCGAGTGGGAAGCCAATATATGAACAGATTACTACACAAATTAAAAGTATGATTATAAGTGGAGAGTTACCAGAAGGCTCAGCTCTTCCAAGTATGAGACTATTGGCAAAAGAACTTAGAATAAGTGTAATTACTACAAAACGAGCATATAGCGATTTAGAACGAGACGGATTTATTGAGACAGTTACTGGTAAAGGCAGTTTTGTATCTAGTAAAAACATGGATTTTGTCAAAGAAGAACAATTTCGTTTAATTGAAGAATACCTACAAAAAGCAGTTGATACAGCAAAAAGTAGTGATATTACATATGACGAATTAAAAGATATTTTATTTTTATTATATAAAGGAGAATGA
- a CDS encoding ABC transporter ATP-binding protein, with protein sequence MISMDAITIKNLNKTYKDFSLQDISFSVPKGSVMGFVGENGAGKTTTLKAILNLISYDSGNIEIFGLDSKKNEKEIKEQIGVVFEGSNFHENLNTDHVSKIMSKIYKNWNDTLFKDYLKKLRVPDNKLIKEFSKGNKMKLSIAVALSHKPKLLILDEATSSLDPIVREEILDIFLDFIQDEEHSIILSSHITSDLDKIADYITFIHKGKIVFSENKDELIDTMGVLKCKPSDFDNLSREDYSYYRKSQFGYEVLLKDKHRFISRHPNCIVDNTSIEEIMLFYVRGDK encoded by the coding sequence ATGATAAGTATGGATGCAATAACTATAAAAAATTTAAATAAAACTTATAAAGATTTTAGCCTACAAGATATATCTTTTTCAGTACCAAAAGGGAGTGTAATGGGATTTGTAGGTGAAAATGGTGCAGGAAAAACAACTACATTAAAAGCAATTTTAAATTTAATATCTTATGATAGTGGAAATATAGAAATCTTTGGTCTTGATAGTAAAAAAAATGAAAAAGAAATTAAAGAGCAAATTGGGGTTGTATTTGAGGGAAGCAACTTTCATGAAAATTTAAACACTGACCATGTTTCAAAAATCATGAGTAAAATCTATAAAAATTGGAATGACACCTTATTTAAAGACTACTTAAAAAAATTGAGAGTACCAGACAATAAATTAATTAAGGAGTTTTCAAAGGGGAATAAGATGAAACTTAGTATTGCTGTAGCCTTATCTCATAAACCAAAATTATTAATACTAGATGAGGCAACTAGTTCACTTGACCCTATCGTTCGTGAAGAAATACTAGATATATTTTTAGATTTTATACAAGATGAAGAACACTCTATTATCTTATCTTCACATATTACAAGTGATTTAGATAAGATAGCAGACTATATTACATTTATACATAAAGGAAAAATTGTATTTAGTGAAAATAAGGATGAATTAATTGATACTATGGGAGTTTTAAAATGTAAACCTAGTGATTTTGATAACCTTTCAAGAGAGGATTATTCATATTATCGTAAAAGCCAATTTGGATATGAAGTACTTCTTAAAGATAAACATAGATTTATCTCAAGACATCCAAACTGTATTGTTGATAATACGTCTATAGAAGAAATTATGTTATTTTATGTGAGAGGTGATAAATAA
- a CDS encoding ABC-2 transporter permease encodes MKGLILKDLLNLKGNIKFILLFIIMFGFMSSLGDGNVNNFIGVIIVLCTTMIVSTFSYDDLNKWDSYVLTMPINRNDIVLSKYLTMLIFSFIGVLVSLIVSVTIGYFKNTLILNETLLINALILSISVCFGSLILPLIYKFGIERARLLMILCFLVPTLALLVFKSILENISSPISIEIILNTLVYSLPFVAILLFVISYFISSKIYSKKEV; translated from the coding sequence ATGAAAGGTCTAATTTTAAAAGATTTACTTAATTTGAAAGGAAATATAAAGTTTATACTTTTATTCATCATTATGTTTGGCTTTATGTCTTCTTTAGGAGATGGAAATGTTAATAACTTTATAGGTGTTATTATAGTTTTATGTACTACAATGATTGTTTCAACATTTTCATATGATGATTTGAATAAATGGGATAGTTATGTACTTACAATGCCTATTAATCGCAATGATATTGTATTAAGTAAATATTTAACTATGTTAATATTTAGCTTTATAGGTGTTCTTGTTTCACTTATTGTTAGTGTAACTATTGGTTATTTTAAAAATACACTTATATTAAATGAAACACTACTTATTAATGCACTAATCTTATCAATTTCAGTATGTTTTGGTAGCCTTATTCTACCACTTATTTATAAATTTGGTATAGAAAGAGCTCGTTTATTAATGATTTTATGCTTTTTAGTTCCAACACTAGCTTTATTAGTTTTTAAAAGTATTTTAGAAAATATTAGTTCACCTATTTCTATAGAAATTATACTTAATACACTAGTATATTCTCTTCCATTTGTTGCTATTTTACTATTTGTGATTTCATATTTTATATCATCAAAAATCTATAGTAAAAAAGAAGTATAA
- a CDS encoding GNAT family N-acetyltransferase yields MELEITEKIEKQDEDTIFQGLLKYNLARLEDKNPVDLGIYIRDKAGKIVAGFIGVTHGNWLSIKYLWVSEKLRYKGTGSQLLYKAEKIAKERGCKYVFLDTFSFQAPKFYEKFGYHKVFSLENYPLTGKRYYYRKIL; encoded by the coding sequence ATGGAATTAGAAATTACAGAAAAAATAGAAAAACAAGATGAAGATACTATTTTTCAAGGATTATTAAAATATAATCTTGCTAGACTTGAAGATAAAAACCCAGTGGATTTAGGAATATATATTCGAGATAAAGCAGGTAAAATTGTTGCAGGTTTTATAGGTGTTACTCATGGTAATTGGCTTTCTATAAAATACTTATGGGTTAGTGAGAAGCTTAGATATAAAGGTACTGGAAGTCAGCTTTTATATAAGGCTGAAAAAATTGCTAAAGAACGAGGTTGTAAATATGTTTTTTTAGATACATTCAGTTTTCAAGCACCTAAATTTTATGAGAAATTTGGATACCATAAAGTATTTTCACTTGAAAATTATCCTCTAACTGGAAAGAGATATTATTATAGAAAAATACTATAA
- a CDS encoding M20 family metallo-hydrolase, translating to MLGKKCMDYLQTLGKISSTTNGLTRLILTQEHKKSIDLISSWMEGLNLDIEIDDIGNVIGTYKSSFPNAPTLVVASHQDSVKCGGIFDGMLGIIVPLVGLEEAKHNNRSYPFNIKLIAFAEEEGTRFETSLMGSKVFAGTFKEELLKSVDENGITLEEAVTKFGFNTKNLTNLHPRKDVDAYLEFHIEQGPVLENESLPAGIVSSITGFKSFKISVNGKSGHAGTLPMNMRLDAGCCACECVLAIEKVAKTTADLVATVGKMNFYPSSSNVVPERAEFTLDVRSCSQEILDNSVEKIFNEISHICENRKLNYTSELAFENVPVPCSNKITKIIEKSFIDLNLNPFYIYSGAGHDAQEMDNITDIGMVFIRCAGGVSHNPNESVSVDDLDTAVKIFLKILDNLDLK from the coding sequence ATGTTAGGAAAAAAATGTATGGATTATCTACAAACATTAGGAAAAATAAGTTCAACAACAAATGGTCTTACAAGACTTATCTTGACTCAAGAACATAAAAAATCTATTGATTTAATTAGTTCATGGATGGAAGGTTTAAATCTTGATATTGAAATTGATGACATTGGAAACGTTATAGGTACATATAAATCAAGCTTTCCAAATGCTCCCACATTAGTAGTTGCATCTCATCAAGATAGTGTAAAGTGTGGAGGTATATTTGATGGTATGTTAGGTATAATAGTGCCTCTAGTTGGTCTTGAAGAAGCAAAACACAATAATAGGTCTTATCCTTTCAATATTAAGCTAATTGCTTTCGCTGAAGAGGAAGGAACTAGATTTGAAACTTCTTTAATGGGAAGTAAAGTTTTTGCTGGTACTTTTAAAGAGGAACTTCTTAAATCTGTTGATGAAAATGGAATTACACTTGAAGAAGCTGTAACAAAGTTTGGATTTAATACAAAAAACTTAACAAATTTGCATCCTAGAAAAGATGTAGATGCATATTTAGAATTTCATATTGAGCAGGGTCCTGTTTTAGAAAATGAATCTCTTCCTGCTGGAATTGTATCAAGTATTACAGGATTTAAAAGTTTTAAGATATCAGTAAATGGTAAGTCTGGACATGCTGGTACACTTCCAATGAATATGAGACTTGATGCTGGATGTTGTGCCTGTGAATGTGTATTAGCTATCGAAAAAGTAGCTAAAACGACTGCTGATTTGGTTGCTACTGTAGGAAAGATGAATTTCTATCCATCTTCATCAAATGTGGTACCTGAAAGAGCTGAATTTACACTCGATGTACGTTCTTGTTCACAAGAAATTCTTGATAATTCTGTAGAAAAGATATTTAATGAAATATCACATATATGTGAAAATAGAAAACTTAATTATACAAGTGAACTTGCTTTTGAAAATGTTCCTGTACCATGTTCTAATAAAATAACAAAAATCATAGAAAAAAGTTTTATAGATTTAAATCTTAATCCTTTTTATATTTATAGTGGTGCTGGCCATGATGCTCAGGAAATGGATAATATAACTGATATTGGTATGGTATTTATAAGATGCGCTGGGGGCGTAAGTCATAATCCTAATGAAAGTGTTTCTGTAGATGACTTGGATACTGCTGTAAAAATATTTTTAAAAATACTAGATAATCTTGATTTAAAATAA
- a CDS encoding aspartate/glutamate racemase family protein yields the protein MNEKLIGILAGMGPRSTAPFVDLIIDECQSQYGAKYDDEFPKMMIYSLPTPFYIDRPINHELMKETIIDGLQKLESTGVNFIAMPCNSAHIYFKELKESINIPILNIVEETVKKLPTISQKVTLFSTSSTFESTIYQNGIIHNGHEFIFKDEWQIKLNNLIQNIKMDKENPHNIDIWNKLIEDVKNESIENIVIACTDLNVVLEKSYPSINIVDSSKCLAESVVNKYLKLVK from the coding sequence ATGAATGAAAAATTAATTGGTATTTTGGCTGGAATGGGTCCAAGGTCAACAGCCCCTTTTGTTGATTTAATTATTGATGAGTGTCAATCTCAATATGGAGCAAAATATGATGATGAATTTCCAAAGATGATGATATATTCATTACCTACCCCATTTTATATTGACCGTCCAATAAATCATGAACTTATGAAAGAAACTATAATTGATGGATTACAAAAGCTTGAATCAACTGGTGTAAATTTTATTGCAATGCCATGCAATTCAGCACATATATACTTTAAAGAATTAAAAGAGTCTATTAATATACCAATATTAAATATTGTAGAAGAAACAGTTAAAAAATTACCTACTATCTCACAAAAAGTAACTCTTTTTTCGACTAGTTCAACTTTTGAGTCTACAATTTACCAGAATGGTATAATACATAATGGACATGAATTTATATTTAAAGATGAATGGCAAATAAAATTAAACAATCTTATTCAAAATATAAAAATGGATAAAGAAAATCCACACAATATTGATATTTGGAATAAACTTATTGAAGATGTTAAAAATGAATCTATAGAAAATATAGTAATTGCTTGTACTGATTTAAATGTAGTTTTAGAAAAATCATATCCTTCAATAAATATTGTTGATTCATCAAAATGCTTGGCTGAATCAGTTGTCAATAAATATCTAAAATTAGTTAAATAA
- a CDS encoding DUF4878 domain-containing protein, with protein MKKIILALTTFLLAISLTACSSAKPEDTIDSFFNSAKKFDFEGMNKVMENNDEKYKDILKELDTKDPNAQYVLDYLKQNASKITYTIKDSEVKGDKATIKVECKFIDSTPLLQEIVAEAFTKMIGMSFSGQDLTDEKTTEMLVSIMKEKQKSVKETYVTKNVEFECSKKDNKWIISSVNDAVADVLLSNLVTAGQEFSNSMNTLE; from the coding sequence ATGAAAAAAATCATATTAGCTTTAACAACTTTTTTATTAGCAATATCTTTAACAGCATGTTCAAGTGCAAAACCAGAAGATACAATTGATAGTTTTTTTAACAGTGCGAAAAAGTTTGACTTTGAAGGCATGAATAAGGTAATGGAAAATAATGACGAAAAATATAAGGATATATTAAAGGAATTAGATACAAAAGACCCAAATGCCCAATATGTTTTAGATTATCTAAAACAGAATGCATCTAAAATCACATATACAATAAAAGACAGCGAGGTTAAAGGTGATAAGGCTACAATCAAAGTAGAATGTAAATTTATAGATTCAACACCATTACTTCAAGAAATAGTAGCTGAGGCATTTACAAAGATGATTGGTATGAGTTTTTCAGGACAAGACTTAACTGATGAGAAAACAACTGAAATGTTAGTATCAATTATGAAAGAAAAACAAAAAAGCGTTAAAGAGACTTATGTTACAAAAAATGTAGAGTTTGAATGTTCTAAAAAGGATAATAAATGGATAATAAGTTCAGTAAATGATGCAGTAGCTGATGTATTGTTATCTAATCTTGTTACAGCAGGACAAGAATTTTCTAACTCTATGAATACACTTGAATAA
- the argF gene encoding ornithine carbamoyltransferase has protein sequence MNNISLKGKSFLTLKDFTKEEIRYLLTLSSYLKTKKKVGIKGDLLQGKNIALLFEKTSTRTRCSFEVAAHDEGAHVTYLGPNDCHMGKKESVSDTAKVLGRFYDGIEFRGFKQETVESLAKYSGVPVWNGLTDEYHPTQILADFLTVIENVDKDLNKVKFVYVGDARNNMGNSLMIGCAKMGIHFVALAPKELWPNEELVKEMKEIAKKSKGDIMLTENIDDVKGADVIYTDVWVSMGEEEQYEARINQLKDYQVNMDMIKKTENENVIFLHCLPAFHDLETKVAQEIYEKFGLSELEVTNEVFNSKYSKVFEEAENRMHTIKAVMVSTMTDVNMNNNLI, from the coding sequence ATGAATAATATAAGTTTAAAAGGTAAGAGTTTTTTGACATTAAAGGATTTTACAAAAGAAGAGATTAGATATTTATTAACTTTATCAAGTTATTTAAAAACTAAGAAAAAAGTTGGTATAAAAGGCGATTTGCTACAAGGAAAAAATATAGCTTTATTATTTGAGAAAACATCAACAAGAACTAGATGTTCATTTGAAGTAGCAGCTCATGATGAAGGAGCACATGTAACTTATCTAGGTCCAAATGATTGTCATATGGGTAAAAAAGAGTCTGTATCAGATACAGCAAAAGTTCTAGGAAGATTCTATGATGGAATAGAATTTAGAGGCTTTAAACAAGAAACAGTTGAAAGTCTAGCAAAATATTCTGGTGTACCTGTTTGGAATGGACTTACAGATGAATATCATCCAACACAAATACTGGCAGATTTTTTAACAGTAATTGAAAATGTAGATAAAGATTTGAATAAAGTTAAATTTGTATATGTTGGTGATGCTAGAAATAATATGGGAAACTCACTGATGATAGGATGTGCTAAAATGGGAATACATTTCGTAGCACTAGCACCTAAGGAACTTTGGCCAAATGAAGAATTGGTTAAGGAAATGAAGGAAATAGCCAAGAAATCCAAAGGAGATATAATGTTGACTGAAAATATTGATGATGTTAAAGGTGCAGATGTTATATATACAGATGTATGGGTTTCTATGGGAGAAGAGGAGCAATATGAAGCAAGAATAAATCAACTTAAAGATTATCAAGTAAATATGGATATGATAAAGAAAACTGAAAATGAAAATGTTATATTTTTACACTGTCTTCCAGCATTTCATGATTTAGAAACTAAGGTTGCTCAGGAGATTTATGAAAAGTTCGGATTATCAGAATTAGAGGTTACAAACGAGGTATTTAATTCAAAATATTCAAAAGTATTTGAAGAAGCTGAAAATAGAATGCATACAATAAAAGCTGTTATGGTTTCTACTATGACTGATGTAAATATGAACAATAATTTAATATAG
- a CDS encoding aspartate aminotransferase family protein: protein MNNDNTISKWNEYFIDTYNQPNFVIDYGEGSCFFDTNGNKYIDFTSGYGVSSLGYSNSNLKNALKEQVDKLLHTSNLYFNEPVLYSGEKIINSSGMAKVYFCNSGTEANETAFKIARKYSSDKYGNGRGTIISLKDSFHGRTMMSLMATGMDKYHKYFYPLPEGFKYIERNNIEDLKNNLDSTVCAIILEAIQGEGGVNVLEKDYVLQIVKICQEKDIVVIFDEVQCGIGRTGKLFGYEYFDVKPDIVTVAKGLGAGIPVGGVLVNKKLSKVLGKGDQGTTFGGNLLAMVAASVVLDEISKDGFYNEVLEKGNYIRKSIESFNNKVVLKTKGIGLMIGIETNIESSIIEEKARKKGLLILTAGKNVLRFLPPLTISYKEIDEALEILKDILLEIN from the coding sequence ATGAATAACGACAATACAATTTCAAAATGGAATGAATATTTTATAGATACATATAACCAACCCAATTTTGTCATAGATTATGGTGAAGGAAGTTGTTTTTTTGATACTAATGGCAATAAATACATAGATTTTACAAGTGGATATGGAGTATCTTCTCTTGGGTATAGTAATAGTAATTTAAAGAATGCTCTAAAAGAGCAAGTAGATAAATTATTACATACTTCAAATTTATATTTTAATGAGCCAGTGTTGTATTCAGGAGAGAAAATAATTAATTCAAGTGGAATGGCTAAAGTATATTTTTGTAATTCTGGAACAGAAGCAAATGAAACAGCATTCAAAATAGCAAGAAAGTATAGTAGTGACAAATATGGTAATGGTAGAGGAACTATCATAAGTTTAAAAGACTCTTTTCATGGTAGAACAATGATGTCTTTAATGGCAACTGGTATGGACAAATACCATAAGTATTTTTATCCTCTTCCCGAAGGTTTTAAATATATAGAAAGAAATAATATTGAAGATTTAAAAAATAATCTTGATTCCACAGTTTGTGCAATAATTCTTGAAGCGATTCAAGGCGAAGGTGGAGTTAATGTTCTTGAAAAAGATTATGTTTTGCAAATAGTAAAAATATGTCAAGAAAAGGATATTGTAGTGATTTTTGATGAAGTCCAATGCGGTATAGGAAGAACTGGTAAACTTTTTGGCTATGAATATTTTGATGTAAAACCAGATATAGTTACCGTAGCAAAAGGGTTGGGAGCAGGAATACCAGTAGGAGGAGTATTGGTAAATAAAAAACTTTCAAAAGTACTAGGAAAAGGAGACCAAGGTACAACTTTTGGAGGTAATTTATTAGCTATGGTGGCAGCTTCAGTTGTATTAGATGAGATATCTAAAGATGGTTTTTATAATGAAGTATTAGAAAAAGGAAATTATATAAGAAAATCTATTGAAAGTTTTAATAACAAAGTTGTATTAAAGACAAAAGGTATTGGTCTAATGATAGGAATTGAAACTAATATTGAATCTAGTATTATAGAAGAGAAAGCTAGAAAAAAAGGATTGCTTATTTTGACTGCTGGAAAAAATGTATTGAGATTTTTACCACCATTAACAATCAGTTATAAGGAAATAGATGAGGCTCTTGAAATCCTAAAAGATATATTACTAGAAATTAACTAA